One Streptomyces sp. RPA4-2 genomic window carries:
- a CDS encoding lysophospholipid acyltransferase family protein gives MTLTDAGVRSVWLPSAPCTPGTCVERTGSVAAVPRAVLRLTAVVALLVVGVAFCPVGGRIPSRVVRTWARGVARAAGVRVRITGAAAPSGGLLMVANHISWLDIPLLAAVRPARMLAKSEIRQWPVAGPLAARGGVLFIERDRLRALPGTVAHIAGLLRDGAAVVAFPEGSTWCGRAQGHFRRAVFQAALDAGVPVQPVRLHYRFARGTASTAPAFVGDDSLLASLWRVVSARGLVADVEVRPALTPGSHADRRDLARAAQGDPGPREALAPTLLHL, from the coding sequence ATGACGCTCACCGACGCCGGGGTACGGAGCGTCTGGCTGCCCAGTGCGCCCTGCACCCCGGGGACCTGCGTGGAACGCACGGGATCCGTCGCGGCCGTACCACGGGCCGTGCTGCGGCTCACCGCGGTCGTCGCCCTGCTCGTCGTCGGCGTCGCGTTCTGCCCGGTCGGCGGACGGATCCCGTCCCGCGTGGTGCGGACCTGGGCCCGCGGGGTCGCCAGGGCGGCGGGCGTCCGGGTCCGGATCACCGGCGCCGCCGCACCCAGCGGCGGTCTGCTGATGGTCGCCAACCACATCTCGTGGCTGGACATCCCCCTGCTCGCCGCCGTCCGGCCGGCCAGGATGCTCGCCAAGTCCGAGATCCGGCAGTGGCCGGTCGCGGGTCCCCTGGCCGCGCGCGGTGGGGTCCTGTTCATCGAACGCGACCGGCTGCGCGCCCTGCCGGGCACGGTCGCGCACATCGCCGGGCTGCTGCGCGACGGTGCCGCCGTCGTGGCCTTCCCCGAGGGCAGCACCTGGTGCGGCCGGGCACAGGGGCACTTCCGGCGGGCCGTCTTCCAGGCCGCGCTGGACGCCGGGGTGCCGGTCCAGCCGGTGCGTCTGCACTACCGGTTCGCCCGGGGGACGGCGAGCACCGCGCCCGCCTTCGTCGGGGACGACTCCCTGCTCGCCTCGCTGTGGCGGGTGGTCTCGGCGCGCGGGCTCGTCGCCGACGTCGAGGTGCGGCCCGCGCTCACGCCGGGCAGTCATGCCGACCGACGTGACCTGGCCCGCGCGGCGCAGGGAGACCCGGGTCCCCGGGAGGCCCTCGCGCCGACCCTCCTCCACCTCTGA
- a CDS encoding glycoside hydrolase N-terminal domain-containing protein, producing MPSSSRRDFLRLTGAAGGGLAVFGGLPPFAAHAAPERPDRVTLVPEAEATTLWYRTPAAESRIIQEALPLGNGRLGALIGCDPADDFLYLTDGSFWTGGRNDTPTEDGQLPYGPDDFGSFGLLAKLRVTLPDYTAGTISDYRRSLDLSNGVVSATYRHQGVPFRREAYASHPDDVVVIRLTGGGTHTGTVSLEGTHDESTSYGDRRLSFAGTLKNGLRYAASVSAVSTTGTIRADGDKLSFSGCRELLIVVCAGTDYSPDAGKDFREPATDPLAVARAKVSAAAKVPGTTLLATHVADYRRLYDRFSLDLGTSSVVQRSLDSWSRIAVRHTDASTPDPELEATYVQYGRYLTITGSRDWLPMNLQGLWIHNNNPDWYADYHTDINIQMNYWLADPAGLGENAQALARYCRSQLPVWTDVTHRLYNNPDNRFRNSTGKIAGWAIAFSTNVHGGSGWAWHPSGNAWLCNSLWRHYEYTQDRAYLETIYPVLKGAAEFWKSRLLTTTVTDPDGSSREVLVDDTAWSPEHGPDGKGNTYAQELAWELFGEFTTAARVLDRDGQLASELDGMRAKLYLPRVSPKSGWLEEWMSPDNLGETTHRHLSPLIGFYPGDRISADTSPPELIDGVRKLLTARGMDSFGWACAWRSLCWSRLKDAEKAYQLYLTVLRPSMNNGNGTSANWFDMYSQGSYTIFQIDANLGGPTAALEMILYSRPGVVELLPALPQAWSKKGSVSGIGARGGFEVDFSWRNGKATTATIRSVGGTRTELRAGGFRRQIALEPGKSVTVHIP from the coding sequence GTGCCTTCTTCCTCCCGTCGTGACTTCCTTCGCCTCACCGGGGCCGCCGGTGGCGGTCTCGCGGTCTTCGGCGGCCTGCCGCCGTTCGCCGCGCACGCCGCTCCCGAGCGCCCGGACCGGGTGACGCTCGTTCCGGAAGCCGAGGCGACCACCCTCTGGTATCGCACACCCGCCGCCGAGTCACGCATCATCCAGGAGGCCCTGCCCCTGGGCAACGGCCGGCTGGGCGCCCTGATCGGCTGTGACCCGGCGGACGACTTCCTCTACCTCACCGACGGCTCGTTCTGGACCGGCGGACGCAACGACACTCCCACCGAAGACGGCCAACTCCCCTATGGACCGGACGACTTCGGCAGCTTCGGCCTGCTGGCCAAGCTTCGCGTCACGCTGCCGGACTACACGGCCGGGACGATCAGCGACTACAGACGCAGCCTCGACCTGAGCAACGGTGTCGTGTCCGCGACCTACCGGCACCAGGGCGTCCCCTTCCGCCGGGAGGCCTACGCCAGCCATCCGGACGATGTCGTCGTCATCAGACTCACCGGAGGCGGCACCCACACCGGCACCGTCTCCCTGGAAGGCACCCACGACGAGTCCACCTCGTACGGCGACCGCCGACTCTCGTTCGCCGGCACCCTCAAGAACGGCCTGCGGTACGCGGCTTCGGTGAGCGCGGTCAGCACCACGGGCACGATCCGCGCGGACGGCGACAAGCTGTCCTTCTCCGGGTGCCGTGAGCTTCTGATCGTCGTGTGCGCGGGCACCGACTACTCACCCGACGCCGGCAAGGACTTCCGCGAGCCGGCCACCGACCCGCTCGCCGTGGCCCGCGCCAAGGTCTCCGCCGCGGCGAAGGTCCCCGGCACCACCCTGCTCGCCACGCACGTGGCCGACTACCGGCGCCTCTACGACCGCTTCTCCCTCGACCTGGGCACATCCTCCGTGGTGCAACGGTCGTTGGACTCCTGGTCACGCATCGCCGTCAGACACACCGACGCCTCCACCCCGGACCCGGAACTGGAGGCGACCTACGTCCAGTACGGCCGCTACCTGACCATCACCGGTTCCAGGGACTGGCTGCCCATGAACCTCCAGGGTCTGTGGATCCACAACAACAACCCGGACTGGTACGCCGATTACCACACGGACATCAACATCCAGATGAACTACTGGCTGGCCGACCCGGCCGGGCTGGGCGAGAACGCCCAGGCCCTCGCCCGGTACTGCCGGTCCCAACTGCCCGTCTGGACGGACGTCACCCACCGGCTCTACAACAACCCCGACAACCGATTCCGCAACAGCACCGGGAAGATCGCGGGCTGGGCCATCGCCTTCTCGACCAACGTCCACGGCGGCAGCGGCTGGGCCTGGCATCCCTCCGGCAACGCCTGGCTCTGCAACTCGCTGTGGCGCCACTACGAGTACACCCAGGACCGCGCGTACCTGGAGACCATCTACCCCGTGCTCAAGGGAGCCGCGGAGTTCTGGAAGTCACGGCTCCTCACGACCACGGTCACCGACCCGGACGGTTCCTCGCGCGAGGTCCTCGTCGACGACACCGCCTGGTCGCCGGAGCACGGACCGGACGGCAAGGGCAACACGTACGCGCAGGAACTGGCGTGGGAACTCTTCGGCGAGTTCACGACCGCGGCCCGCGTCCTGGACCGCGACGGGCAGCTCGCCTCAGAACTCGACGGGATGCGGGCCAAGCTCTACCTCCCCCGGGTCAGCCCGAAGAGCGGCTGGCTCGAGGAGTGGATGAGCCCGGACAACCTCGGTGAGACCACACACCGCCATCTGTCGCCCCTCATCGGGTTCTACCCCGGCGACCGGATCTCCGCCGACACCAGCCCTCCCGAACTCATCGACGGCGTACGCAAGCTGCTCACCGCGCGCGGCATGGACAGCTTCGGCTGGGCCTGCGCCTGGCGGTCGCTGTGCTGGTCGCGGCTGAAGGACGCCGAAAAGGCGTACCAGCTCTATCTCACCGTCCTGCGGCCGTCGATGAACAACGGCAACGGCACCTCGGCCAACTGGTTCGACATGTACAGCCAGGGCAGCTACACGATCTTCCAGATCGACGCGAACCTCGGTGGCCCCACCGCGGCCCTGGAAATGATCCTCTACTCACGGCCGGGAGTCGTCGAACTGCTGCCGGCGTTGCCGCAGGCCTGGTCGAAGAAGGGTTCCGTCAGCGGAATCGGCGCCCGGGGCGGCTTCGAGGTGGACTTCTCCTGGCGGAACGGCAAGGCGACCACGGCCACGATCCGCAGCGTCGGCGGCACACGCACCGAACTGCGCGCCGGCGGGTTCCGTCGGCAGATCGCCCTCGAACCCGGGAAGTCCGTGACCGTACACATCCCCTGA